A window from Cryptomeria japonica chromosome 1, Sugi_1.0, whole genome shotgun sequence encodes these proteins:
- the LOC131036676 gene encoding F-box/kelch-repeat protein SKIP20, translated as MAKSGGGNPKFGGREMELIPDLPDEIAADCLVRVPYISHCKLKSVCRRWRCLVNNPWFYQQRKATRTSEECIFMLQALPHQEGEPCANKAKPYKGAPDYGITAYNPVGGACHTLPPIPQFPTSIPLFSRCVSVRGKLIVIGGWHPSTMRAVNCLFCYDVLNGRWVRGADMPTLRSFFACCVSDQGVVYIAGGHDEEKNAVNMVEAYDVEKDAWEIVPPMSKARDECGAFFMDGKLVVISGYETQAQGRFLSSGEVFNLQTRSWSWVENMWKIGRCPRSCVAFGCRLYSFCNGGVVRYNEKENVWIEEGSMPQGITVTACATMAEGKIFVSACDSSKVMCCYIFETENGKWVEMERAEGFGGLVQCATTLEL; from the exons ATGGCGAA ATCGGGAGGTGGAAATCCCAAATTTGGGGGCAGAGAGATGGAGCTTATTCCTGATCTCCCTGACGAAATTGCTGCAGATTGCTTGGTGAGAGTGCCATACATCTCGCACTGCAAGCTTAAAAGCGTGTGTAGACGTTGGAGATGTCTAGTCAATAATCCCTGGTTTTACCAGCAGAGAAAAGCCACAAGGACTTCTGAAGAGTGCATCTTTATGCTCCAGGCCCTTCCTCACCAGGAAGGCGAGCCCTGTGCAAATAAGGCTAAGCCGTATAAAGGTGCACCGGATTATGGAATAACTGCATATAATCCTGTTGGAGGCGCATGCCACACACTTCCTCCCATCCCCCAATTTCCCACCTCCATTCCGCTCTTCAGTCGGTGCGTTTCGGTGAGAGGAAAATTGATAGTGATTGGCGGTTGGCATCCCTCCACCATGCGGGCAGTCAATTGCCTTTTCTGTTACGACGTGCTGAACGGACGGTGGGTCCGAGGGGCGGACATGCCTACGCTTCGATCTTTCTTCGCCTGCTGCGTTTCCGATCAAGGAGTTGTTTACATTGCCGGAGGGCacgatgaggagaaaaatgcagtGAATATGGTGGAGGCTTACGACGTGGAGAAAGACGCATGGGAGATTGTCCCCCCTATGAGCAAAGCACGAGATGAATGTGGGGCTTTTTTTATGGACGGGAAACTGGTAGTTATAAGTGGGTATGAAACTCAGGCTCAGGGACGATTTCTGAGCAGTGGAGAAGTGTTTAACCTGCAGACACGCAGTTGGAGTTGGGTGGAAAATATGTGGAAAATCGGGCGTTGTCCTCGGTCGTGTGTAGCTTTTGGTTGTCGTCTCTATTCGTTTTGTAACGGAGGAGTTGTGCGGTATAATGAGAAAGAGAATGTTTGGATTGAAGAAGGGAGTATGCCGCAAGGAATAACAGTTACTGCTTGCGCTACAATGGCAGAGGGCAAAATATTTGTCAGCGCTTGTGACAGCAGTAAAGTGATGTGTTGTTATATATTTGAGACGGAGAATGGGAAGTGGGTTGAAATGGAGAGAGCCGAGGGATTTGGAGGATTAGTCCAGTGTGCAACCACCCTGGAGCTCTAG